A single Xylella taiwanensis DNA region contains:
- a CDS encoding gamma carbonic anhydrase family protein, with translation MNPIRPFLDKTPQLGCAVYVDPTSTVIGDVILGDDVSVWPQTVIRGDVNHIQIGARSNVQDGTIIHVSHHSPYNTTGHPTLIGTDVTIGHGTIIHACTIENLCLIGMGACILDGATVKKYGFIGAGAVVSPNKVVGEAELWLGNPARLVRKLSDKEIESLHYSAQHYVQLKNRYLGLSTKTASTRLSGTKAT, from the coding sequence ATGAACCCGATCCGCCCATTCCTGGACAAGACACCGCAACTGGGTTGTGCCGTATACGTCGATCCAACCAGCACCGTCATTGGTGACGTCATCCTTGGCGATGACGTCTCGGTGTGGCCACAGACGGTCATCCGTGGCGATGTTAACCACATCCAAATTGGTGCCCGCAGCAACGTGCAGGACGGCACCATCATCCACGTCAGCCACCACAGCCCGTACAACACGACCGGACATCCAACGCTGATAGGCACAGACGTGACCATCGGACACGGCACCATCATCCACGCTTGCACCATCGAGAACCTATGTCTCATCGGAATGGGCGCCTGCATCCTGGATGGCGCCACCGTAAAAAAGTACGGCTTCATCGGTGCTGGCGCCGTTGTCAGCCCCAACAAAGTAGTGGGTGAGGCGGAACTATGGCTCGGCAATCCGGCACGCTTGGTACGCAAGCTCAGCGACAAAGAAATCGAAAGCCTGCACTATTCAGCACAACATTACGTGCAACTGAAAAACCGCTACTTAGGTTTGAGCACAAAAACCGCAAGCACACGTCTCTCTGGAACCAAAGCCACATAA
- the rnr gene encoding ribonuclease R: MKKKTIKGAQASQTARTTTISSAKRVSAPSKVTSNKKRSPDGKQQGHTTLSPATPPPPAVVTGKRLRQRKAPLKHAPAASSSRKASPRLARAAAAVPFQDPHAAREAERYAEPIASREAILDLLDACDGPQTVEEIADRFGFGDRIDILGRRLGAMVRDGQLVKNRRGGFAPVQHVNLIAGTVIANPDGFGFLKPDEGGDDLFLPPFEMRKVIHGDRVLVNLTGIDRRGRREGKIARVLERRMTRLVGRFFYEQGIAYVEPDDKRLQRNVQIPPDRIGGACEGQLVVCELVVPPDTRRPAIGRILAVLGDALTPSLVVETAIHGHQLPHVFPQMVLDEAAAVPLTVESSMVGRRVDLRGLPLVTIDGEDAKDFDDAVYCEPNRGGFRLVVAIADVSYYVRPGTPLDEEAMKRATSVYFPGFVVPMLPETLSNGICSLKPKVDRMCLVCDMQIDRKGKVKSSSFYEAVMNSHARLTYTQVWRAVGEDDAEAQAHLGALLPQVQQLHQLYRVLAKARAQRGAIEFESSEVRFVLDNRGEVTQAGMLVRNDAHKLIEECMIAANVQAADFLLKAAVQAPYRIHERPPESKYADLLEFLKEFKLSLPSWGKVQPGDFTKLLNKVRERPDAVLLESVLLRSQSLAVYSAENRGHFGLALDAYAHFTSPIRRYPDLLVHRAIKHALSGAPPERFLYTPRNMVALALECSSRERRADEAEREVDERYRAAWMERHVGSEFDGVISGVTSFGLFVELEQSKVTGLVHVTQLPQDYYYFDPIRKMLAGERRGRVFRLGDRLRVLVLKASMEERKIDFRLVERSMGEQVPQDVPPRVPRGKSAKRKKVVRTR, from the coding sequence ATGAAGAAAAAAACTATCAAGGGCGCTCAGGCGTCACAGACTGCACGTACCACCACGATCTCTTCTGCAAAGCGTGTCTCGGCCCCATCTAAGGTGACATCGAACAAGAAGCGGAGTCCCGACGGCAAACAACAGGGACACACTACGTTGTCCCCAGCCACGCCGCCGCCGCCGGCAGTCGTGACGGGTAAGCGATTACGTCAACGCAAAGCCCCCCTAAAACATGCGCCCGCAGCGTCTTCCTCTAGGAAAGCGTCACCACGCCTAGCTCGGGCTGCGGCAGCAGTGCCTTTTCAGGATCCGCATGCGGCACGTGAGGCCGAACGTTATGCTGAGCCTATTGCGAGTCGTGAGGCAATTCTCGATTTGTTGGATGCGTGCGATGGCCCACAGACGGTTGAGGAGATTGCCGATCGGTTCGGGTTTGGCGATCGCATCGACATCCTTGGGCGGCGTCTCGGTGCGATGGTGCGTGATGGTCAATTGGTCAAGAACCGCCGTGGCGGTTTTGCTCCGGTGCAGCACGTCAACCTGATTGCTGGTACGGTGATTGCCAATCCCGATGGCTTCGGTTTCCTCAAGCCGGATGAGGGAGGGGACGACCTGTTCTTACCTCCGTTCGAGATGCGCAAGGTCATCCATGGTGATCGGGTGCTGGTGAATCTCACTGGTATCGACCGCCGTGGCCGCCGCGAGGGGAAGATCGCCCGCGTCTTGGAACGTCGGATGACCCGTCTGGTCGGACGCTTTTTCTATGAGCAGGGCATCGCTTATGTCGAGCCGGACGACAAGCGTTTACAGCGTAATGTACAGATCCCACCGGACCGTATCGGCGGTGCCTGCGAGGGCCAATTGGTCGTGTGTGAATTGGTTGTGCCCCCAGACACGCGCCGTCCGGCGATCGGTCGCATCCTGGCCGTGCTTGGTGACGCACTGACTCCGTCGCTGGTCGTTGAGACGGCCATTCATGGTCATCAGTTACCGCATGTATTTCCACAGATGGTGTTGGATGAGGCGGCGGCGGTGCCGTTGACTGTAGAGTCAAGTATGGTTGGCCGACGCGTGGATCTGCGTGGGCTGCCGTTGGTGACGATTGATGGCGAGGATGCGAAAGATTTTGACGATGCAGTGTACTGCGAGCCCAACCGTGGTGGTTTCCGCTTAGTGGTGGCGATTGCAGACGTTTCTTACTACGTGCGTCCAGGTACGCCGCTGGATGAAGAGGCGATGAAACGCGCCACCTCGGTGTATTTTCCCGGCTTCGTCGTGCCGATGTTGCCGGAGACCTTGTCCAACGGCATTTGCTCACTGAAGCCCAAGGTCGACAGGATGTGCTTGGTGTGCGACATGCAAATCGATCGTAAGGGCAAGGTGAAGTCTTCGTCCTTCTACGAGGCGGTGATGAACTCGCATGCCCGTTTGACCTACACACAGGTGTGGAGGGCCGTGGGTGAAGACGATGCAGAGGCACAGGCGCACCTGGGTGCGTTATTGCCGCAGGTGCAACAATTGCATCAGCTGTATCGCGTGTTGGCCAAGGCACGGGCACAGCGGGGGGCGATCGAATTCGAGTCATCGGAAGTCCGTTTTGTGCTGGACAATCGCGGCGAGGTGACTCAGGCCGGGATGTTGGTGCGCAATGATGCGCATAAGCTGATCGAAGAATGCATGATTGCTGCCAACGTGCAGGCCGCAGACTTTTTGCTCAAGGCGGCGGTGCAAGCACCGTATCGTATCCACGAGCGACCGCCGGAGAGTAAATACGCCGATTTGCTGGAATTTCTCAAAGAATTCAAGCTCAGCTTGCCCTCGTGGGGGAAGGTGCAGCCCGGCGACTTTACCAAGCTGTTGAACAAGGTCCGGGAGCGTCCAGATGCGGTGCTGCTGGAGTCAGTGCTGTTGCGTAGCCAGAGTCTAGCCGTGTATTCGGCTGAGAATCGCGGTCATTTTGGTTTAGCGCTGGATGCCTACGCGCACTTTACTTCGCCGATCCGGCGCTATCCTGATCTTTTGGTGCACCGTGCGATCAAACATGCTCTCAGTGGTGCGCCACCGGAGCGTTTCCTGTATACGCCGCGTAACATGGTTGCATTGGCATTGGAGTGTTCTAGCCGCGAGCGCCGCGCCGATGAGGCCGAGCGCGAGGTGGATGAGCGCTACCGTGCCGCATGGATGGAACGGCACGTCGGCAGTGAGTTCGATGGTGTGATCAGTGGTGTGACCAGCTTCGGTCTGTTCGTAGAGTTGGAGCAATCCAAGGTCACGGGGTTGGTTCATGTGACCCAATTACCGCAGGATTACTATTACTTCGATCCGATTCGAAAGATGCTGGCAGGTGAGCGCCGTGGTCGTGTGTTCCGGCTTGGTGATCGTTTGCGTGTTCTGGTGCTCAAAGCCAGCATGGAGGAGCGTAAGATCGATTTCCGGTTGGTTGAGCGCTCAATGGGTGAGCAGGTTCCACAGGATGTGCCGCCCCGGGTGCCACGTGGGAAGTCTGCTAAGCGCAAGAAGGTCGTCAGGACGCGGTGA
- the rlmB gene encoding 23S rRNA (guanosine(2251)-2'-O)-methyltransferase RlmB, translating to MNKQNQWIVGINAVVSSIENDAEHVREVLVEIGSKNQRLLDIEGNARRKGIEVRRVTTQALDGVGGGVRHQGVAARYVAAYLWAENDLKGLVDTAGGQALLLVLDGVQDPHNLGACLRSAAAAGVTAVIIPKDKSAGINATVRKTSAGAADRLPVIPVVNLARSLRELQKQDVWIYGLAGEAETSLYALDLRGNVALVVGGEADGLRRLTREHCDVLARIPMSGGIESLNVSVATGVTLFEAVRQRAPV from the coding sequence ATGAATAAGCAAAACCAGTGGATTGTTGGCATCAACGCCGTTGTGTCTTCTATCGAGAATGATGCTGAGCACGTGCGTGAGGTGCTGGTCGAGATTGGCAGCAAGAATCAGCGGCTGCTTGACATTGAGGGAAATGCGCGGCGCAAGGGGATTGAGGTGCGCCGGGTGACCACGCAGGCGCTGGATGGGGTCGGCGGTGGCGTGCGTCATCAGGGGGTAGCCGCACGTTATGTGGCGGCTTATCTCTGGGCCGAGAATGATCTAAAAGGACTGGTGGATACGGCTGGAGGTCAGGCACTGCTGCTGGTGCTGGATGGGGTGCAAGATCCCCATAACCTAGGCGCTTGCCTGCGCAGTGCGGCGGCGGCTGGGGTGACAGCAGTGATTATCCCCAAAGACAAGTCGGCTGGTATCAATGCGACGGTACGTAAAACCTCAGCGGGTGCGGCGGATCGTCTCCCGGTCATTCCGGTCGTCAATCTGGCGCGTTCTCTGCGTGAATTGCAGAAGCAGGATGTATGGATCTATGGGCTCGCGGGCGAGGCCGAGACTTCGCTGTATGCATTGGATCTGCGTGGCAACGTGGCGTTAGTGGTGGGTGGAGAAGCTGACGGGCTGCGTCGACTGACCCGCGAGCACTGTGATGTGCTTGCACGCATTCCAATGTCGGGCGGCATCGAGAGCTTGAATGTCTCGGTCGCGACGGGTGTGACGCTTTTTGAGGCCGTCCGCCAGCGTGCTCCGGTTTAA
- a CDS encoding phage holin family protein — protein MLDLTDMPLWKEAFCVGLAMMAGTLGYCMRTLDEGGKLLCSRVLVETLSAGLVGLCVMWGCDALDMSQSITFATVGVSGLIGTSNSLEFIQHVISPKMSSKKRPSDDR, from the coding sequence GTGCTTGACCTGACCGACATGCCCCTGTGGAAGGAAGCCTTTTGCGTGGGCCTGGCGATGATGGCCGGAACGCTGGGCTATTGCATGCGCACGCTTGATGAAGGCGGGAAGCTGCTGTGTTCGCGGGTGTTGGTTGAAACCCTCAGCGCGGGGCTGGTGGGCTTATGTGTCATGTGGGGGTGCGACGCGCTCGATATGAGCCAGTCCATCACGTTCGCCACGGTCGGGGTGTCTGGGTTGATCGGTACCTCCAATAGTCTGGAGTTCATCCAACACGTCATCTCCCCAAAAATGAGTTCTAAAAAGAGACCCTCTGATGATCGTTAA
- a CDS encoding lysozyme — protein sequence MNLGTEGIALIKYFEGCKLTSYKCPGGKWTIGYGDTGPSVVPGLKITLEEAETRFHTRMSKEFVPGVRRRLRVPVTQYQFDALVSLAYNIGLGNLGISTLLRKLNAGDVTGAAEQFQVWKHAAGRVSRGLIIRRAVERVLFEGGDWRAAAKRLHAEARKRRDAVKDRCA from the coding sequence ATGAACCTAGGAACCGAAGGCATCGCCCTCATCAAGTATTTTGAAGGGTGCAAGCTGACCTCGTACAAATGCCCGGGTGGCAAGTGGACCATTGGCTATGGTGATACCGGGCCTAGCGTGGTGCCTGGTTTGAAGATCACCCTAGAGGAAGCCGAAACGCGCTTTCACACCCGGATGTCTAAGGAATTCGTGCCGGGGGTGCGTCGGAGGCTGCGCGTGCCTGTCACCCAATATCAATTCGATGCGCTGGTCTCGCTGGCTTACAACATCGGCTTGGGGAATTTGGGGATCTCAACGTTGCTGCGCAAGCTCAATGCGGGAGATGTCACAGGCGCGGCGGAGCAGTTCCAGGTATGGAAGCACGCCGCTGGGCGTGTCTCTAGAGGCTTGATCATACGGCGGGCCGTAGAACGGGTGTTGTTTGAAGGTGGGGATTGGCGCGCCGCAGCCAAACGCTTACATGCCGAAGCAAGAAAGCGCCGTGATGCAGTGAAGGACCGGTGTGCTTGA
- the folE gene encoding GTP cyclohydrolase I FolE, with protein sequence MDHSNQHTASITQAQAEEAVRTLLRWAGEDPTREGLLDTPRRVVEAYGDWFSGYREDPHAYLQRTFEETSGYDELIVLRNITYESHCEHHMAPIIGKVHVGYLPNGKVVGISKLARVVDAYARRFQVQEKMTAQIAACIQDTLTPRGVGVVIEGAHECMTTRGVHKRGVSMVTSKMLGAFRQDARTRAEFLNFIEVGGES encoded by the coding sequence ATGGACCACTCCAACCAACACACAGCCTCCATCACTCAAGCCCAGGCAGAAGAAGCTGTACGCACCCTGTTACGTTGGGCCGGTGAAGATCCCACCCGTGAAGGTTTGCTTGACACACCACGCCGTGTCGTTGAAGCGTACGGGGATTGGTTCAGCGGTTACCGCGAAGACCCCCATGCCTACCTGCAACGCACTTTCGAGGAAACCTCTGGCTACGACGAGCTGATTGTGTTGCGCAACATTACCTATGAAAGCCACTGTGAACACCACATGGCACCCATCATCGGTAAAGTTCACGTTGGCTACTTGCCAAACGGTAAAGTGGTCGGCATCAGCAAGCTGGCACGTGTGGTTGATGCCTATGCGCGCCGCTTCCAGGTACAGGAGAAAATGACTGCACAGATTGCAGCATGCATCCAGGACACATTGACCCCACGCGGCGTCGGTGTCGTGATCGAGGGTGCGCACGAATGCATGACCACCCGAGGTGTGCACAAGCGTGGTGTATCGATGGTCACCTCAAAGATGCTCGGTGCCTTCCGCCAAGACGCACGCACCCGCGCCGAATTCTTAAATTTCATCGAAGTAGGTGGTGAGAGTTGA